A genome region from Marinobacter panjinensis includes the following:
- a CDS encoding response regulator, with translation MRVLLVEDTEGLGEAVRDQIADDGHAVDWVQTLAFAEASIQTTAYDLILLDLILPDGHGFGFLRKLRTAGYSTPVIILTARDQVSDRIEGLNAGADDYLVKPFDLSELSARVAAVARRYRGNPNPLIRVGDLEVDLGDHRISRNGQPVELTAREWALFEGFIHRPGMLLSRSQLEDRLYAFGAEIESNTIEVYVSRLRKKLGRDAIATVRGMGYRLETHDQ, from the coding sequence ATGCGGGTACTGTTGGTTGAGGATACCGAGGGGCTTGGCGAAGCGGTGCGGGATCAGATTGCTGATGACGGCCACGCAGTGGACTGGGTGCAGACCCTGGCCTTTGCCGAAGCGAGTATTCAGACAACGGCCTACGACCTGATTTTGCTTGATTTGATCCTGCCGGACGGCCATGGCTTCGGTTTTTTGAGGAAACTGAGGACGGCCGGTTATTCGACACCCGTGATCATCCTCACCGCCAGGGACCAGGTGTCTGACCGGATTGAAGGACTGAACGCCGGCGCCGACGACTATCTGGTAAAACCCTTTGATCTTTCCGAGCTGTCGGCCCGTGTGGCCGCGGTAGCCCGTCGTTACCGAGGCAACCCGAACCCGCTGATTCGCGTGGGTGATCTGGAGGTCGATCTTGGTGATCACCGCATCAGTCGCAACGGCCAGCCAGTGGAACTTACTGCTCGGGAGTGGGCCCTGTTCGAGGGCTTCATCCACCGACCCGGAATGCTATTATCGCGATCGCAACTGGAAGATCGTCTTTACGCCTTCGGGGCTGAAATCGAAAGCAACACCATTGAGGTTTATGTCAGCCGTTTGCGTAAAAAACTGGGGCGGGACGCGATCGCAACCGTCCGAGGTATGGGCTACCGTCTGGAAACACATGACCAATAA
- a CDS encoding ferric reductase-like transmembrane domain-containing protein, which translates to MIRIILPFIILVSGLWAWNLAAGPEAGSPWGVYNQSLLLSGWLAIALMSLAMMLALRPAWLERPLGGLDKIYHTHKWAGILAVVFAAAHWLIETGDDVIESIFGEAGEHEPHYSGFIDTMRDAAEDIGEFAIYLLFAMLLITLWRKFPYKYWRYLHRVMPALYLLLAFHAAWLAPLQWWRQPIGMLLAVLLLGGSIVSGLSLAGAHSSVAIP; encoded by the coding sequence ATGATCCGGATCATTTTACCTTTTATTATCCTGGTTTCCGGCCTCTGGGCCTGGAATCTGGCGGCAGGCCCAGAGGCCGGTTCCCCCTGGGGCGTTTATAACCAGAGCCTGTTACTCAGCGGGTGGTTGGCCATCGCCTTGATGTCGCTGGCCATGATGCTGGCGCTGCGACCCGCCTGGCTGGAACGACCGCTGGGCGGGCTGGACAAAATCTATCACACCCATAAATGGGCCGGCATTCTCGCCGTGGTATTCGCCGCTGCCCACTGGCTGATTGAAACGGGTGACGACGTAATCGAGTCGATTTTCGGCGAAGCCGGTGAGCATGAGCCGCATTATTCCGGGTTTATAGACACCATGCGCGATGCTGCCGAAGACATTGGCGAGTTCGCCATTTATCTGTTGTTCGCCATGTTGCTGATTACCCTGTGGCGCAAGTTCCCCTACAAATACTGGCGCTACCTGCATCGGGTTATGCCCGCGCTTTACCTGTTGCTTGCCTTCCATGCAGCCTGGCTCGCTCCGTTGCAATGGTGGCGGCAGCCCATTGGTATGCTGCTGGCCGTCCTCCTTCTGGGCGGTAGCATCGTCAGCGGGCTTTCGCTGGCAGGGGCACATTCCTCTGTCGCGATTCCATAA
- a CDS encoding PepSY domain-containing protein: MKTKPVILSLTFLLLSAPLLADDDCDDPVANWQPRENLRQKLEADGWTVYRIKVDDGCYEVKGLAPQGFRAEASFAPASLNLMELEREEDDDDDDDEDDDGRYRNQTRDAAQGNGQGPVPGNGIVKGRPSVTVE, translated from the coding sequence ATGAAAACCAAACCCGTGATTTTAAGCCTCACTTTCTTGCTACTGAGCGCACCACTGCTGGCCGACGATGACTGTGATGACCCGGTGGCCAATTGGCAGCCGCGGGAGAACCTGCGCCAGAAACTGGAAGCTGATGGATGGACGGTTTATCGCATCAAGGTGGATGACGGTTGTTATGAAGTAAAGGGCCTGGCTCCCCAGGGATTCCGTGCAGAGGCGTCTTTTGCACCTGCCTCCCTGAATCTGATGGAACTGGAGCGGGAAGAAGACGATGACGATGATGATGATGAAGATGACGATGGCAGATACCGCAACCAGACGCGCGATGCTGCGCAGGGCAATGGCCAGGGGCCGGTTCCAGGCAACGGCATTGTCAAGGGTCGCCCCAGCGTAACCGTGGAGTAA
- a CDS encoding DUF2271 domain-containing protein → MKKILFALGLAIALAVPTVAQAREVTFTTELLDYGGDGAYLALYLTDAAGKYQGTLWVAGKKTKYYKHLSGWARGSRLNPAEYDGLTGASITSGRTLKITLDLEDALVDTGYEIRVDTSVEDMRDNRADIALPLTSEGAGKAVAGRGYVRSFRYDF, encoded by the coding sequence ATGAAAAAGATTCTATTTGCTCTTGGCCTGGCGATAGCACTTGCTGTGCCCACTGTTGCGCAGGCTCGTGAAGTGACGTTCACAACCGAATTACTCGACTACGGTGGCGATGGTGCCTACCTGGCGCTTTACCTCACGGATGCTGCCGGCAAATACCAGGGCACTCTATGGGTTGCAGGTAAAAAAACCAAGTACTACAAGCACCTGAGCGGTTGGGCCCGTGGCAGTAGGCTGAACCCGGCCGAGTACGATGGCCTGACCGGTGCCAGCATAACCAGTGGGCGCACCCTGAAAATCACTCTGGACCTGGAAGACGCCCTGGTCGACACCGGCTACGAAATTCGGGTCGACACCTCCGTTGAAGATATGCGGGATAACCGGGCGGATATCGCCCTGCCACTGACCAGCGAAGGCGCCGGGAAAGCGGTAGCCGGGCGTGGTTATGTTCGCTCATTCCGTTACGATTTTTGA
- a CDS encoding PepSY domain-containing protein yields the protein MVRQLHGLPGLVAAVFLITTAITAAVLALAPAMDRAAAVIPPAGEVNVAELAGRVVAHYPGTEQIERGSSGGVIVYYSRDGQPGADLVNPLTGEGIAPYEPSAFFTWIKDLHRAFLLDDTGRAMAGMMAALMVLLCITGILMLARRTGGWAALLRPFAGSGNKRVHSELARFAVLGLLLSALTGSYMSAQRFGLLPETFETGPAFPAEVSGGQPAPVANLSALSEVDLSELRELVFPYPDDPRDVYSLTTSSGSGFVDQATGELLKYQPRSESSVFQQWVVSLHTGEGLWWLGLILGAAALTVPVLSVTGIGIWWRRRSSEHLPDNVTVSQADTIILVGSEGNATWGFARELHASLNKAGFRVHCSEMNALTGHYPQASMLFVLTSTYGDGDAPTSARRFMARLGDFRARETLKYAVLGFGDSQFPNFCQFALDVDAALARKGLTRLHGIELINRCSASQFSQWGDTIGELIGAPLSLTYDPLPPPPVKLELVERADYGLAVQAPTSILRFKAAEQGGRRLKFLPRAPQTLPSFEAGDLLGVMPPHGQAARFYSLASSVTDGVLEICVRKQPGGLCSGYLHQLRPGDHIDGFVRPNPGFRPATGNTPVILIGAGAGIGPLTGFIRKNTGRHPMYLYWGGRSSQSDFLYQPELGRYLEDQRLTGLNTAFSRSDECAYVQDKLRQDQVAVRQMVEKGAQILVCGGRGMAVAVKQVIEDILEPLRTDVETLRAEGRYLEDVY from the coding sequence ATGGTGCGACAATTGCACGGGTTACCCGGCCTGGTGGCGGCAGTGTTCCTGATCACGACAGCAATCACCGCGGCGGTTCTGGCCCTGGCGCCCGCCATGGACAGGGCAGCAGCAGTGATCCCGCCTGCTGGCGAGGTGAATGTGGCGGAGCTGGCAGGACGGGTTGTGGCCCATTACCCGGGAACCGAACAAATTGAGCGTGGCTCTTCCGGCGGAGTGATCGTTTATTACAGCCGCGACGGCCAGCCCGGAGCTGACCTGGTCAATCCCTTGACCGGTGAGGGCATTGCGCCCTACGAGCCATCCGCTTTTTTCACCTGGATCAAGGATCTGCATCGCGCGTTTCTGCTGGATGACACCGGCCGGGCGATGGCCGGGATGATGGCCGCCTTGATGGTGCTTCTGTGCATCACCGGAATTCTTATGCTGGCCCGTCGGACAGGTGGTTGGGCGGCCTTGTTACGGCCGTTCGCAGGTTCCGGGAACAAACGTGTTCATTCGGAACTGGCACGGTTTGCCGTTCTCGGGTTGCTGCTGTCGGCATTGACCGGGAGCTATATGTCGGCGCAGCGCTTTGGGTTGCTGCCCGAAACTTTCGAAACCGGGCCGGCTTTCCCTGCTGAAGTTTCCGGCGGACAACCGGCTCCAGTGGCCAATCTGAGCGCCCTCTCGGAGGTTGATCTCAGCGAATTGCGGGAACTGGTGTTTCCCTATCCGGATGACCCCCGGGATGTCTATTCCCTGACAACCAGCAGTGGCTCCGGATTTGTTGATCAGGCGACCGGTGAACTGCTGAAGTACCAGCCTCGCTCTGAAAGTAGCGTGTTCCAGCAGTGGGTGGTCAGTTTGCATACCGGAGAGGGCCTGTGGTGGCTGGGCCTGATTCTTGGAGCTGCGGCGCTGACTGTGCCGGTGCTCTCGGTGACCGGGATAGGCATCTGGTGGCGCCGCCGGTCTTCCGAGCATCTTCCGGACAATGTCACTGTCTCTCAGGCGGATACCATTATCCTCGTGGGTTCTGAAGGTAATGCCACCTGGGGCTTTGCCCGGGAACTCCACGCCAGCCTGAACAAGGCCGGTTTCAGGGTGCATTGCAGCGAGATGAACGCATTGACTGGTCATTATCCTCAGGCCTCCATGCTGTTTGTACTGACCTCCACCTATGGTGATGGCGACGCGCCGACGTCTGCTCGGCGGTTTATGGCCAGGCTCGGTGACTTCAGGGCCAGGGAAACTCTGAAATACGCGGTGCTGGGGTTTGGCGACAGCCAGTTTCCGAACTTCTGTCAGTTTGCATTGGACGTGGATGCGGCGCTCGCCAGAAAAGGGCTGACTCGTCTGCATGGCATTGAGCTGATCAATCGGTGTTCTGCTTCGCAATTCAGTCAGTGGGGAGACACGATTGGTGAGCTAATTGGGGCTCCGCTTTCGCTGACCTACGATCCGTTGCCGCCGCCCCCGGTAAAGCTGGAGCTGGTAGAACGGGCGGATTACGGGCTCGCAGTGCAGGCGCCTACCAGCATCCTGCGTTTCAAGGCAGCAGAGCAGGGCGGTCGGAGGCTGAAGTTTCTCCCCCGAGCTCCCCAAACGTTGCCGTCATTCGAGGCGGGCGACCTGCTCGGCGTGATGCCGCCACATGGACAAGCTGCACGATTCTACTCCCTGGCATCTTCTGTGACGGACGGTGTCCTGGAAATATGTGTCCGCAAACAACCCGGTGGTCTTTGCTCCGGATATTTGCACCAGCTCAGGCCGGGGGATCATATTGATGGCTTTGTCCGCCCTAATCCGGGCTTCCGGCCAGCCACTGGTAATACCCCGGTTATCCTGATCGGAGCCGGTGCAGGGATTGGCCCGCTGACCGGATTTATCCGGAAAAATACCGGACGTCATCCTATGTATCTTTACTGGGGTGGACGCAGCTCGCAGTCGGATTTTCTCTACCAGCCCGAATTGGGGCGCTACCTTGAAGACCAGCGTCTGACAGGGCTGAACACGGCGTTCTCGCGATCTGACGAATGTGCCTATGTTCAAGACAAGCTCAGGCAAGATCAGGTCGCTGTACGCCAGATGGTTGAGAAGGGGGCACAGATTCTGGTCTGTGGCGGCAGGGGCATGGCAGTTGCGGTAAAACAGGTCATTGAAGACATTCTCGAGCCACTGCGCACTGATGTGGAGACGCTTCGAGCAGAGGGGCGGTATCTGGAGGATGTTTACTGA
- a CDS encoding NAD(P)H-dependent flavin oxidoreductase — MAIRLTEILRIDHPIIQAPMAGVSTPRLAAAVSNSGALGSISVGASNPQAARAMIADTRALTDRSFNVNVFCHRPAISDIQRERQWLGYLAPFFEEFDAEPPSSLREIYQTFSSDSEMLKTLVDERPAVVSFHFGLPPQGHIEALKKAGVFLIATATTVEEGARIKAAGIDAIVAQGLEAGGHRGMFNPELGDPGILTLELVQALKARVDLPVIAAGGIMDGRDISKALALGAEAAQLGTAFVLCPESSANEGYRDRLKTVEPGDTQITAAISGRPARGIINRMHREIGASTAPRLPDYPIAYDAAKALHGVASAKGSDDFAAHWAGQGASRAREMAAADLIEVLVSEMHGNA, encoded by the coding sequence GTGGCTATTCGATTGACAGAAATCTTGCGTATAGACCATCCCATTATTCAGGCTCCCATGGCAGGGGTTTCAACACCCAGACTGGCAGCTGCGGTGTCGAACTCAGGCGCCCTGGGCTCTATAAGCGTCGGCGCAAGTAATCCTCAGGCGGCCAGGGCCATGATTGCTGACACCAGGGCGCTTACGGATAGGTCCTTTAACGTGAATGTTTTCTGCCACCGTCCCGCCATCTCTGATATTCAACGGGAAAGGCAGTGGCTTGGATATCTTGCCCCGTTTTTTGAAGAGTTTGATGCAGAGCCACCTTCCTCCCTGAGAGAGATCTACCAGACGTTTTCCAGTGATTCTGAAATGCTGAAGACACTGGTGGACGAACGCCCGGCCGTTGTCAGTTTCCATTTCGGGTTGCCGCCGCAGGGGCACATAGAAGCTTTGAAGAAGGCGGGTGTCTTTCTGATCGCAACCGCAACAACAGTGGAGGAGGGCGCACGAATCAAGGCAGCCGGTATCGACGCCATCGTTGCCCAGGGACTGGAAGCCGGTGGCCACAGGGGAATGTTCAACCCGGAACTTGGGGACCCCGGGATTCTGACGCTGGAGTTGGTGCAGGCGTTGAAGGCCCGGGTGGATCTGCCGGTTATTGCCGCTGGTGGCATTATGGATGGCAGGGATATCAGTAAAGCCCTGGCTCTTGGTGCGGAGGCAGCTCAACTGGGTACTGCTTTTGTATTGTGCCCGGAGTCATCAGCCAACGAAGGCTATCGAGACAGATTAAAAACGGTAGAACCTGGAGACACCCAGATCACCGCAGCCATCTCCGGAAGACCTGCCAGAGGTATTATTAACCGCATGCATCGGGAGATAGGCGCTTCAACCGCCCCAAGGCTTCCGGACTATCCGATTGCCTACGATGCTGCTAAAGCACTGCACGGCGTTGCAAGCGCAAAGGGTAGCGATGATTTTGCAGCTCATTGGGCCGGACAGGGGGCGAGCCGAGCAAGGGAAATGGCGGCAGCGGATCTGATTGAAGTGTTGGTGAGTGAGATGCACGGGAACGCTTGA
- a CDS encoding putative bifunctional diguanylate cyclase/phosphodiesterase, whose translation MKLVQFIHTRMEQLLEDWEEAALKIAPQLKGEDSPALRDHARSMLEYIHRDLDSPQTRDESARKALGKAPASSAHAMDRVEQGLSMFQMVQEFRALRARVTEVWSDEQQSLTPKDIDELVRFNQSIDHLIANSVSSFSALKEQETRLIETLLKASPDPAAIFDPAGKYLFINTAMADLVNMPHREVIGKTPRELALDLATGLHDAITKAVSTGQTQLREYHHCYPSGREVYLDCQLVPVSNDQNEVEAVVKTSRDITERKQAEYQVWRSANFDLLTGLPNRRLFLDRLEQTLLEAERMGSSFALLFIDLDRFKQANDQLGHKAGDRLLTQVAERMSTVVRAMDTVARLGGDEFTLILKETDRKGAEEAAKAFLRSLEQAFEVDSHRIHISGSIGLTVFPDDGKDIDQLMHNADQAMYGAKEQGGHQVLVYEPSMAKSESEDIRLSRELYDALRDNQLEVYYQPIIDIRTGAIYGAEALLRWNHPRKGLLTPDAFLGVTEQSGLTDSITAYVLEQAAICQLRWRELNEQELSISVNESPASFVTRSLVDQWRERLTQTSGDESGIMMELTPASFNNLRASGFNPVKSLGLPGSPLKLAIDGFGIEPSSLLALHEFKLDSVKLDRELIKDAGQGGEVDPILEGIIAMAHVINVRVVAVGVETDEQLQFLSRVGCDYAQGFKFSRPLRQEEFEALLRKRCQKAPS comes from the coding sequence ATGAAGCTGGTCCAATTCATCCACACGAGAATGGAGCAACTGCTCGAAGACTGGGAAGAAGCCGCTCTGAAAATCGCCCCGCAATTGAAGGGCGAAGACAGCCCCGCTCTCAGGGACCATGCTCGCTCGATGCTGGAGTACATACACCGAGACCTCGATTCCCCCCAGACCAGGGACGAGTCGGCCCGCAAGGCGCTAGGCAAAGCTCCCGCTTCGTCAGCCCATGCCATGGATCGTGTCGAACAAGGTCTTTCGATGTTTCAGATGGTTCAGGAATTCCGCGCCCTGCGGGCCAGGGTTACCGAGGTCTGGAGTGATGAACAGCAGAGCCTCACCCCAAAGGACATCGATGAATTGGTGCGGTTCAACCAGTCCATCGACCATTTGATTGCCAATTCCGTGTCCAGCTTCTCAGCCCTCAAAGAACAGGAAACACGCCTGATCGAAACTCTGCTGAAAGCCTCTCCGGACCCCGCCGCGATATTCGACCCCGCTGGCAAGTACCTGTTTATCAATACCGCGATGGCCGATCTGGTCAATATGCCGCACCGGGAGGTTATTGGTAAAACCCCACGGGAGTTGGCTCTGGACCTGGCCACAGGGTTGCACGACGCGATCACCAAAGCCGTTTCTACCGGTCAGACTCAGCTCAGGGAATATCATCACTGTTATCCGTCTGGTCGCGAGGTATATCTCGATTGCCAATTGGTCCCGGTCAGTAACGACCAGAACGAGGTTGAAGCTGTCGTCAAAACCTCACGGGACATTACTGAGCGTAAACAGGCTGAATACCAGGTCTGGCGAAGTGCCAATTTTGATTTGCTCACCGGCCTCCCCAATCGGCGGCTGTTCCTGGATCGGCTTGAGCAGACCCTGCTGGAGGCTGAACGAATGGGCAGTTCCTTTGCCCTGCTATTCATCGACCTCGACCGCTTTAAGCAGGCTAACGACCAGCTCGGCCACAAGGCCGGTGACCGACTTCTGACGCAAGTGGCCGAACGCATGAGTACTGTAGTGCGGGCCATGGACACCGTGGCCCGCCTCGGTGGAGACGAATTCACCCTGATCCTAAAGGAAACCGACAGGAAGGGTGCGGAGGAAGCGGCGAAGGCCTTTCTGAGAAGTCTGGAACAGGCGTTTGAGGTGGACTCCCACCGGATACACATTTCCGGCAGCATCGGCTTGACCGTTTTCCCCGACGACGGCAAGGATATCGACCAACTGATGCACAATGCCGACCAGGCCATGTACGGCGCCAAAGAACAGGGAGGCCACCAGGTTCTGGTTTACGAGCCTTCGATGGCGAAGAGCGAATCAGAAGATATCCGGTTAAGCCGGGAACTGTATGATGCTCTCCGGGATAACCAGCTGGAGGTCTACTACCAGCCCATCATCGACATCCGCACCGGCGCCATATACGGGGCAGAAGCCTTGCTCCGATGGAATCATCCGCGCAAAGGCCTGTTGACTCCGGACGCCTTTCTCGGCGTGACGGAACAAAGCGGCCTGACGGACAGCATCACTGCCTATGTACTGGAACAGGCAGCGATCTGCCAGTTGCGGTGGCGCGAGCTGAATGAGCAAGAGCTTTCGATCAGCGTCAACGAATCACCCGCCTCCTTTGTGACAAGAAGCCTTGTGGACCAATGGCGAGAGCGGCTGACACAAACTAGCGGCGATGAAAGCGGGATCATGATGGAACTCACCCCGGCCTCTTTCAACAATCTTCGAGCCTCTGGGTTCAATCCGGTCAAGAGCCTGGGTTTACCGGGTTCGCCGCTAAAACTGGCGATCGACGGTTTTGGTATTGAACCATCTTCCCTGTTGGCTCTTCACGAATTCAAGTTGGACAGCGTCAAGCTGGACAGAGAGCTGATCAAGGACGCTGGTCAGGGGGGCGAGGTCGACCCCATACTGGAGGGCATCATCGCTATGGCCCACGTTATAAACGTCCGGGTGGTTGCAGTAGGCGTTGAAACGGACGAGCAATTGCAATTCCTCTCCCGTGTCGGCTGCGACTACGCCCAGGGATTTAAGTTCTCGCGCCCCCTACGCCAGGAGGAATTCGAGGCATTGCTACGAAAACGCTGCCAGAAAGCGCCCTCTTGA
- a CDS encoding ACT domain-containing protein, translating into MKRPKFLQDLIKQLSPKLDSTTYVYCTVPRAKYGELEKLKPIVSIAELEGLTLVIPLEQAKAEGLDYYRVFRRITLEGHSSLEALGLTSVVTSLLAERGITTNVIAGFYHDHMFVPSDRIDEALEALKELASNPSG; encoded by the coding sequence ATGAAGCGACCAAAGTTTCTACAGGATTTGATCAAGCAGCTCTCACCAAAACTGGACTCGACGACCTATGTCTATTGCACAGTTCCTCGGGCAAAGTATGGCGAGCTGGAAAAGCTGAAACCTATTGTCAGCATTGCCGAACTGGAAGGTCTTACCCTGGTTATTCCTCTGGAGCAGGCCAAAGCCGAAGGCCTGGACTACTACAGAGTCTTCCGACGCATTACGCTCGAAGGCCACTCCAGCCTTGAAGCCCTGGGGCTCACATCCGTGGTAACAAGCCTGCTTGCAGAGCGGGGTATTACCACTAATGTCATAGCAGGGTTTTATCACGATCACATGTTCGTGCCCAGCGATCGGATTGATGAGGCCCTGGAGGCACTGAAGGAACTCGCCAGCAATCCCAGTGGCTAA
- a CDS encoding DNA replication terminus site-binding protein, which translates to MSQYSSAQLEAIDQINERIEALETVVADLQFNLRQCDIVLAKVAVVPRPKKGETTDLPERIEPELLTGTEAFDRAMFALTDWYGDGEHSTKVVARTPGTIVVRCSDTNAEMIDRQIAQANVLKDQIKELIPRLGTRNDRFELLHNHHHMLVTLQLVRHYTALPPKPVIQSLSFTWGVKTEIKRVTVSEAIERIHKIMNDPAPEGMDPTQWQWNISRELNRVRSLPSDTELRQRRTLVVRPMVNIRWRLSQAERDARREKWEKEKKFDQPVSLREAHTPLIVLNPTTPVKVGTLGVYDAINAKKRTRRADRKTSDEPISWLLPIYPVLSST; encoded by the coding sequence ATGTCCCAGTACAGCTCAGCACAACTTGAAGCGATCGACCAAATCAACGAACGGATTGAGGCGTTGGAGACCGTCGTGGCGGATCTTCAGTTCAATTTGCGGCAGTGTGACATTGTCCTGGCAAAGGTCGCTGTCGTTCCCCGTCCGAAAAAAGGTGAAACAACGGACCTGCCGGAACGCATAGAACCGGAGCTGCTCACCGGAACCGAAGCCTTCGACCGGGCCATGTTCGCCCTGACCGACTGGTATGGCGATGGCGAGCATTCCACCAAAGTTGTTGCCCGGACGCCCGGTACCATTGTGGTTCGTTGCAGCGACACAAACGCCGAGATGATCGATCGCCAGATCGCACAGGCCAACGTCCTGAAAGACCAGATCAAGGAACTCATTCCCAGGCTGGGTACCCGAAACGATCGGTTCGAACTTTTGCACAATCATCACCACATGCTGGTGACCCTCCAGCTCGTGCGTCATTACACTGCCCTACCCCCAAAGCCGGTGATTCAAAGCCTCAGTTTCACCTGGGGAGTGAAAACAGAGATCAAAAGGGTGACCGTATCCGAGGCTATCGAACGCATCCACAAAATCATGAACGATCCGGCTCCGGAGGGAATGGATCCCACTCAGTGGCAATGGAACATTTCCAGGGAGCTGAACCGGGTGCGTTCACTGCCTTCTGACACCGAACTTCGCCAGCGACGGACACTGGTGGTCCGACCCATGGTTAACATTCGCTGGCGCCTGTCCCAGGCCGAGCGGGATGCCCGCCGCGAAAAATGGGAAAAGGAAAAGAAGTTCGATCAACCGGTTTCCCTGCGCGAAGCGCACACCCCACTGATTGTGCTCAATCCAACCACGCCGGTAAAAGTGGGGACGCTAGGCGTGTACGACGCGATTAACGCGAAGAAACGCACCAGACGGGCTGATCGGAAAACCTCGGATGAGCCCATTTCCTGGTTGCTGCCGATATATCCGGTGCTTTCTTCCACATAG